A part of Rhodamnia argentea isolate NSW1041297 chromosome 8, ASM2092103v1, whole genome shotgun sequence genomic DNA contains:
- the LOC125316363 gene encoding enoyl-CoA delta isomerase 1, peroxisomal-like: MEDKKHGEEQLCTLEKRGNLFFLTLTGAGEHRLNPNLISSLRSALSRLQSDPSASSASALITTAHGKFFSNGFDLDWAQSSEPRLQLMSSSLRSLVHDLICLPMPTIAAVTGHASAAGMMLALSHDYVVMRRDRGFLYMSEVDIGLVIPNWFMALMRSKIGDPRARREAVMRAAKLTAEDGVRIGVVDSAHDGAEATVAAAAELGEALVARKWDGHVYAGNRRVVLREVLEAVRYDETVTKVADKAGSKL, from the coding sequence ATGGAGGACAAGAAGCACGGCGAGGAGCAGCTATGCACCCTCGAGAAGCGCGGCaacctcttcttcctcacccTCACCGGCGCCGGCGAGCACCGCCTCAACCCCAACCTCATCTCCTCCCTCCGATCAGCCCTCTCCCGCCTTCAGTCCGACccctccgcctcctccgcctccgcccTCATCACCACCGCCCACGGCAAGTTCTTCTCCAACGGCTTCGACCTCGACTGGGCCCAGTCCTCCGAGCCCCGCCTTCAGCTCATGTCCTCCTCCCTCCGCTCCCTCGTCCACGACCTCATCTGCCTCCCCatgccgaccatcgccgccgtGACCGGCCACGCCTCGGCTGCCGGAATGATGCTCGCCCTCAGCCATGACTATGTGGTCATGCGGCGCGACCGGGGCTTCCTCTACATGAGCGAGGTGGACATCGGGCTCGTGATCCCCAATTGGTTCATGGCCCTGATGAGGTCCAAGATCGGCGACCCGAGGGCCCGGCGCGAGGCCGTGATGAGGGCGGCGAAGCTGACGGCGGAGGACGGGGTGAGGATCGGGGTGGTCGACTCGGCCCACGACGGCGCGGAGgcgacggtggcggcggcggccgagCTGGGGGAGGCGTTGGTCGCGCGGAAGTGGGACGGACACGTGTACGCTGGGAATCGGAGGGTGGTGCTGCGGGAGGTGCTGGAGGCCGTCAGATACGATGAGACCGTCACGAAGGTGGCGGATAAGGCCGGGTCGAAATTGTAA